The Methanocella arvoryzae MRE50 genome includes a region encoding these proteins:
- a CDS encoding class I SAM-dependent methyltransferase, giving the protein MRTEKRDFNKAAAKWDEEPRRVKLAGDVARAISEEVRLTPDMDVLDFGCGTGLLSLNLLPSVRSVTGVDSAQGMLSVLNSKIEALDLSNVRTMHIDIDKGDRLEGSYNLVTSSMTLHHVKDIKPLLDRFYRILVPAGYLCIADLDLDGGRFHEDSTGVFHNGFDRKELRQLLVDAGFEDVRDRTAASMTKQVAGGEKGEFTIFLVVGRKG; this is encoded by the coding sequence ATGCGCACAGAAAAGAGAGACTTCAACAAAGCAGCAGCTAAATGGGACGAGGAGCCCAGAAGGGTGAAGCTTGCTGGAGATGTTGCCAGAGCCATATCTGAGGAGGTCAGGCTGACCCCGGACATGGACGTTTTAGACTTCGGCTGCGGCACCGGCCTATTATCGCTGAACCTGCTGCCCTCGGTACGCTCGGTCACAGGGGTAGACAGTGCGCAGGGCATGCTATCAGTCCTCAACTCAAAGATCGAGGCACTGGATCTCTCAAACGTCCGGACCATGCATATCGATATCGACAAAGGCGACCGCCTCGAAGGCAGTTACAACCTGGTCACCAGCAGCATGACGCTTCACCACGTCAAAGACATCAAGCCGCTACTGGACCGGTTCTACCGCATCCTTGTTCCGGCAGGCTATCTCTGCATCGCCGATCTCGACCTGGACGGTGGCAGGTTTCACGAGGACAGCACCGGCGTGTTCCACAACGGCTTCGACAGGAAAGAACTGCGCCAGTTGTTAGTAGACGCCGGCTTTGAAGACGTCAGGGACAGAACTGCCGCCAGCATGACGAAGCAGGTGGCCGGCGGAGAGAAGGGAGAGTTTACGATATTCCTCGTCGTGGGCCGCAAAGGGTAA
- the atwA gene encoding methyl coenzyme M reductase system, component A2, producing the protein MSLLVEVKGLCVRYNGKNVLDNVNLEIAEGETIGIIGRSGSGKTVLLNVLRGLDEEIPATGQVIYHVARCDRCGRIEPPSAGGKTCPKCGGRLEEFSYDILDRSDEKAIRDISVRTAIMIQRTFGIYGDDSVIENVLKALSSVEYNGDRVARAADLIDSVRLSHRMMHIARDLSGGEKQRVVLARQLAKEPMMLLADEPTGTLDPRTATVVHDCMKSMSRDLGITIMITSHFPEVIEELTTRAILMDEGRIVRSGPPAQVIKEFLQSRETIEKKPVETGEPIFRIRDLSKKYFSVDRGVINAVNKVTLDIKEGEIFGIVGTSGAGKTSLMSIMTGNLEPTDGTVEMRVGEDWVNMCEPGYYARGRAKPYIGLLYQEYDLYPHRTVIDNLTESIGLEFPAELAEKKAIHTLLLSGFTEERSREIMDKYPGELSEGERHRVSFARALIKEPHVIVLDEPTGTMDPITKQSVMSSMFTAREETGETFVVVSHDMDFVEKACDRVAYMKGGKIVAIGTPREILPVIKASYI; encoded by the coding sequence ATGAGCTTGCTTGTAGAAGTGAAAGGGCTCTGCGTCAGGTATAACGGTAAAAACGTGCTGGACAACGTGAACCTGGAGATCGCAGAAGGAGAAACGATCGGCATCATAGGGAGAAGTGGCTCGGGCAAGACTGTGCTCCTGAACGTGCTAAGGGGCCTCGACGAGGAGATACCGGCAACTGGCCAGGTGATTTACCACGTAGCCCGGTGCGATCGCTGCGGAAGGATCGAGCCTCCGTCCGCCGGGGGCAAAACGTGTCCGAAGTGCGGCGGCCGGCTTGAAGAGTTCTCCTATGACATACTCGACAGATCGGACGAGAAGGCCATCAGAGATATCTCCGTCCGTACGGCAATTATGATCCAGAGGACCTTCGGCATCTATGGCGACGACAGTGTCATAGAGAACGTTCTCAAAGCGCTCAGCAGTGTCGAATATAACGGCGATCGAGTTGCCAGGGCGGCGGATCTGATCGACAGCGTCCGGCTTTCCCATCGCATGATGCACATCGCCAGAGACCTGTCGGGAGGCGAAAAGCAGCGTGTGGTCCTGGCCAGGCAGCTGGCCAAAGAGCCGATGATGCTGCTGGCAGACGAGCCTACCGGTACGCTTGACCCCAGGACAGCAACGGTCGTTCACGACTGCATGAAGTCGATGTCCAGGGATCTCGGCATCACCATCATGATCACCTCTCACTTCCCGGAGGTCATAGAAGAGCTTACGACCCGGGCCATCCTGATGGACGAGGGAAGGATCGTCCGATCGGGGCCTCCGGCGCAGGTCATCAAGGAGTTCCTGCAGAGCAGGGAAACGATAGAGAAGAAGCCCGTCGAAACAGGAGAGCCGATCTTCAGGATCAGGGATCTGTCGAAAAAGTACTTTTCCGTAGACCGCGGGGTCATCAACGCGGTCAATAAGGTCACCCTCGACATTAAAGAGGGAGAAATTTTCGGCATCGTAGGGACCAGTGGAGCCGGCAAAACGTCGCTCATGAGCATCATGACAGGCAACCTGGAGCCGACCGATGGCACAGTGGAGATGCGGGTGGGAGAAGACTGGGTGAACATGTGCGAGCCTGGCTATTACGCCAGGGGCAGAGCAAAGCCGTACATCGGGCTCCTTTACCAGGAATATGACCTGTACCCGCACCGCACGGTGATTGACAACCTCACAGAGTCTATAGGCCTCGAGTTCCCGGCTGAGCTCGCGGAGAAAAAGGCGATTCATACGTTGCTGCTGTCCGGGTTTACCGAGGAGAGGAGCCGGGAGATCATGGACAAGTACCCGGGAGAGCTGTCTGAAGGCGAAAGACACAGAGTCTCTTTTGCGAGGGCGCTCATCAAGGAGCCGCACGTCATCGTGCTGGACGAGCCTACGGGCACCATGGATCCGATCACCAAGCAGTCGGTAATGAGCTCCATGTTTACGGCCAGAGAGGAAACCGGCGAGACTTTCGTCGTCGTATCCCACGACATGGACTTCGTGGAAAAAGCATGCGACAGAGTAGCTTACATGAAAGGCGGAAAGATCGTGGCGATAGGCACGCCCCGAGAAATTCTTCCAGTGATCAAAGCCAGCTATATCTGA
- the ilvB gene encoding biosynthetic-type acetolactate synthase large subunit yields the protein MSPNESRRIPGARALLEALQREGVDTIFGYPGGQILPVYDELYDSKLRHILVRHEQAAAHAADGYARATGRTGVCLATSGPGATNLVTGIATAYMDSVPVVAITGQVPVPMIGNDAFQEADITGITIPITKHNYLIKNVKELTHTVKEAFYVASSGRPGPVLIDLPKDVQNALVEFSYPESVQLQSYKPTFSGHPLQIKKACALIEKAERPVLYVGGGAIIAGAHEEVRTLAETIMAPVTTTLMGKGAFPEDHPLSLGMLGMHGTRYANYSIIDCDLLIAIGARFSDRVTGKLESFAPNAKIVHIDIDPAEMGKNVKVDVPIVGDAKVILKKIISTLKLKLPKSAEWLKKIDLWKREYPLDFDDAAGDLKPQYVIKMINEMTRDGIFVTEVGQAQMWSAHYIKCKSPRTFISSGGLGTMGYGFPAAMGAKIGCPDKNVWNIAGDGSIQMNIQELATVVENDIKVNVAIINNRYLGMVRQWQELFFNRRYSYTNMTGQPNFVKVAEAYDAVGIEVTKKSEVKDAIKQSLKADRSVFIDFKVSREENVFPMVPAGASINEFVERGGSR from the coding sequence GTGAGTCCGAATGAGTCCAGGAGGATCCCGGGCGCCAGAGCGCTGCTCGAGGCCCTCCAGCGCGAGGGTGTCGATACCATTTTCGGCTACCCCGGCGGCCAGATTCTGCCGGTCTACGACGAGCTGTACGATTCAAAGCTGCGTCATATACTGGTCAGGCACGAACAGGCTGCGGCCCACGCCGCAGACGGCTATGCTAGAGCAACGGGGCGCACAGGCGTATGCCTGGCAACGAGCGGCCCGGGGGCCACAAACTTAGTAACCGGCATAGCGACGGCCTACATGGACTCGGTTCCCGTCGTAGCAATCACGGGGCAGGTGCCCGTTCCGATGATCGGCAACGACGCGTTCCAGGAGGCGGACATCACGGGGATCACCATACCGATCACCAAGCATAACTACCTCATCAAGAACGTCAAAGAACTCACTCACACGGTGAAAGAGGCCTTTTACGTCGCCTCGTCAGGCAGGCCCGGACCGGTGCTGATTGACCTGCCCAAAGACGTCCAGAACGCGTTAGTCGAATTCTCCTATCCTGAGTCGGTACAGCTCCAGAGCTATAAGCCCACCTTCTCAGGCCACCCGCTCCAGATCAAGAAGGCGTGCGCCCTCATCGAGAAGGCCGAGCGGCCTGTGCTGTACGTCGGCGGCGGGGCCATCATCGCCGGCGCCCACGAGGAGGTCAGGACTCTGGCTGAGACGATCATGGCACCTGTGACCACCACGCTGATGGGCAAGGGTGCCTTCCCGGAGGATCATCCCCTGTCGCTGGGCATGCTGGGCATGCACGGCACCAGGTACGCAAACTACTCGATCATAGACTGCGATCTGTTAATTGCGATAGGCGCCAGGTTCAGCGATCGTGTGACTGGCAAGCTGGAAAGCTTCGCCCCTAACGCTAAGATCGTCCACATCGATATCGATCCGGCAGAGATGGGTAAGAATGTGAAGGTTGACGTGCCAATCGTGGGAGACGCTAAGGTGATCCTCAAGAAGATCATCTCCACACTGAAGCTGAAGCTTCCGAAGTCTGCGGAGTGGCTCAAGAAGATCGACCTCTGGAAGCGGGAGTACCCCCTGGACTTTGACGATGCTGCGGGCGACCTGAAGCCTCAGTATGTCATCAAGATGATAAACGAGATGACCAGAGACGGGATCTTTGTCACCGAAGTGGGCCAGGCACAGATGTGGTCGGCGCACTACATCAAGTGCAAGAGCCCGCGCACCTTCATCTCGTCGGGCGGCCTGGGCACGATGGGCTACGGCTTCCCCGCTGCCATGGGCGCTAAGATCGGCTGCCCGGACAAGAACGTCTGGAACATCGCCGGGGACGGCAGCATCCAGATGAACATCCAGGAGCTGGCCACGGTGGTAGAGAACGACATCAAGGTCAACGTGGCCATCATCAACAACCGGTACCTGGGCATGGTCCGGCAGTGGCAGGAGCTGTTCTTCAACAGGCGGTACTCCTACACGAACATGACCGGCCAGCCGAACTTCGTCAAGGTCGCCGAGGCCTACGACGCAGTGGGCATAGAAGTGACAAAGAAGTCGGAAGTCAAGGACGCCATAAAGCAGTCGCTGAAGGCAGACAGATCAGTCTTCATCGACTTCAAGGTTTCGAGAGAGGAGAACGTGTTCCCAATGGTTCCTGCAGGCGCAAGTATCAACGAGTTCGTCGAGAGAGGGGGGTCGAGATAA
- a CDS encoding GxxExxY protein — MLESAYQECLKCELKRSNLDVQLEVPMSLSYYHVKRMGSSQRSEVSECSEIRENDLGWIREEYGEGLRGSERIIF, encoded by the coding sequence ATGCTTGAGTCCGCATACCAGGAATGCCTGAAATGCGAGCTTAAAAGGTCTAATTTGGACGTCCAACTTGAAGTCCCCATGTCTCTGAGCTATTACCACGTTAAGAGGATGGGGAGTTCCCAGAGGTCGGAGGTTTCGGAGTGCTCGGAGATCAGAGAGAACGATCTCGGGTGGATCAGAGAGGAGTATGGTGAGGGGCTGAGAGGATCGGAGAGAATAATATTTTGA
- a CDS encoding (R)-citramalate synthase → MVLFSDTVRFFDTTLRDGEQTPGVSLMPEEKVWIARNLDSLGVDVIEAGSAVTSAGEREGIKAVVKERLNAEICSFARVLKQDIDCALECDVDSVHLVVSVSDLHIKAKLKKDRDSVRQMAVDAVEYAKKHGLIVELSGEDASRADLDYLTSVYRAGIDAGADRLCFCDTVGVMNPERTYDLFSRLTSELKVPISIHCHNDFGLATANTVAALRGGAAQCHVTVNGVGERAGNTAIEEVAVVLKSLYQVNTNLVLQNLYPTSKLVSRLMGIPVGTNKALVGENAFMHESGIHTHGLMANTATYEPITPETIGRKRQIVLGKHAGRTSVVLALREIGLEATDSQVDEITARIKDLGDKGKHVTDADLMSIADSVLDMQSEARIKLIDCTVLSGNHATPTASLKVTIDGQEVVESGVGLGPVDAALNALRKAVMGVADIKLEEYRVEAITGGTDALVEVWVKMSRGDRFISARGAGPDIIMASVIAFIEGMNRLVQEKNGISAKH, encoded by the coding sequence ATCGTTTTATTCTCCGATACTGTTAGATTTTTTGACACGACATTGAGAGATGGGGAACAGACACCCGGTGTCAGCCTGATGCCGGAGGAAAAAGTCTGGATCGCCCGCAACCTTGATTCGCTTGGTGTGGACGTTATCGAGGCCGGTTCGGCCGTGACTTCCGCAGGCGAGCGGGAGGGCATTAAGGCTGTTGTAAAAGAGCGCCTGAATGCCGAGATATGCAGTTTTGCCAGAGTTCTTAAGCAGGACATAGACTGCGCGCTCGAATGTGACGTTGACTCAGTCCACCTTGTGGTCTCTGTCTCCGACCTGCATATCAAAGCGAAGCTGAAGAAGGACCGGGATTCGGTCAGGCAGATGGCCGTCGACGCGGTGGAGTACGCCAAAAAGCACGGGCTGATCGTCGAGCTGTCGGGCGAAGATGCCTCCCGGGCGGATCTGGACTACCTGACTTCGGTCTATCGTGCCGGCATCGATGCAGGGGCGGACCGGCTCTGCTTCTGCGATACCGTGGGCGTGATGAACCCTGAGAGGACCTACGACCTCTTCTCGAGGCTGACCTCCGAGCTTAAGGTTCCGATCAGCATCCACTGTCACAACGACTTCGGCTTAGCAACTGCAAATACCGTTGCCGCTCTACGGGGAGGGGCCGCCCAGTGCCACGTAACCGTCAACGGAGTCGGAGAGCGGGCCGGCAACACGGCGATCGAAGAGGTGGCCGTCGTCCTCAAGTCTCTTTACCAGGTCAACACGAACCTTGTCCTCCAGAACCTCTATCCGACCTCAAAGCTGGTCAGTCGCCTGATGGGTATTCCTGTAGGCACGAACAAGGCCCTGGTGGGCGAAAACGCGTTCATGCACGAGTCTGGCATCCACACTCACGGCTTGATGGCGAATACAGCTACCTATGAGCCCATCACCCCGGAGACTATCGGCCGCAAGCGGCAGATCGTCCTCGGCAAGCACGCGGGCCGTACCTCTGTCGTTCTGGCGCTGCGGGAGATCGGGCTTGAGGCTACCGACTCACAGGTCGACGAGATCACCGCCCGGATCAAAGACCTCGGGGACAAAGGCAAGCACGTCACCGACGCGGACCTGATGTCTATCGCGGACAGCGTGCTGGATATGCAGTCGGAGGCCCGGATCAAGCTGATCGACTGCACGGTGCTTTCGGGCAACCACGCCACCCCAACGGCTTCGCTGAAGGTGACTATCGATGGCCAGGAGGTCGTCGAGTCCGGCGTCGGCCTGGGCCCTGTGGACGCAGCCCTGAACGCGTTGAGGAAGGCGGTCATGGGAGTTGCCGACATCAAGCTGGAAGAGTACCGTGTCGAAGCTATAACTGGAGGCACCGATGCGCTGGTCGAGGTCTGGGTCAAGATGTCCAGGGGCGACCGGTTCATCAGCGCCAGGGGCGCAGGGCCGGACATCATCATGGCTTCCGTCATCGCCTTCATCGAGGGAATGAACCGGCTGGTGCAGGAGAAGAATGGCATATCTGCAAAGCACTAG
- the ilvN gene encoding acetolactate synthase small subunit — translation MAAGSTNGSSRTLSVLVANKPGVLTHVSGLFSRRGYNIDSLTVGVTENPDISRMTIVVHGDEQVIEQVTKQLNKLIDIIKVVDISHQESVDRELALIKVSAKAKDRSEIIQIVDIFRAKIVDVSSESLIIEVTGSIDKIDALEELMRPFGIKEMVRTGKVALVRGTKLTQFDK, via the coding sequence ATGGCCGCCGGCTCTACGAACGGAAGCTCCCGCACTCTGTCAGTGCTGGTAGCCAACAAGCCCGGTGTGCTCACGCATGTGTCCGGCCTGTTCAGCAGGCGCGGCTATAACATAGACTCTCTCACTGTGGGGGTGACTGAGAACCCGGACATCTCTCGTATGACCATCGTGGTACACGGCGACGAGCAGGTGATCGAACAGGTCACCAAGCAGCTCAACAAGCTCATCGACATCATCAAAGTGGTCGACATCAGCCACCAGGAATCCGTCGACAGGGAGCTGGCGCTGATCAAAGTCTCCGCCAAAGCCAAAGACCGCAGCGAGATCATCCAGATCGTCGACATCTTCCGGGCCAAAATCGTCGACGTCTCCTCCGAGAGCCTGATCATCGAGGTCACCGGCAGCATCGACAAGATCGACGCCCTCGAAGAGCTCATGCGGCCCTTCGGGATCAAAGAGATGGTGCGGACTGGGAAAGTGGCACTGGTCAGAGGCACGAAGCTCACTCAGTTCGATAAATAG
- a CDS encoding deoxyguanosinetriphosphate triphosphohydrolase family protein gives MRRNVSAGISAAIKGQSQAYDRSLSLYACKNSDAVRRRPDHEDIRQPFFHDGDRIVHSKAYARYIDKTQVFYLVKNDHITHRVLHVQLVSKIARLIGRSLQLNEDLIEAIALGHDIGHAPYGHDGETYLSKCCVRHGIGGFHHNAQSVWALDRIESLNLTLQVLDGILAHNGEAHDFEVHPCRDKSWEVLDEEMARSMRQHEGYSGIMPMTLEGCVVRVSDTISYVGRDIEDAITLGLISREDVPADCAEVLGSTNRDIVNNLVVDVIENSYNKDYIALSDEMAQAMKALKEFNYRNIYTNKEIKSQSAKIQNMFDMMFDELLDDVRKNGSESRIYMSYAKALDARRLEKYLDGLSEPEIVRDFIAGMTDEYFNDTFRELFLPVKKARY, from the coding sequence ATGCGCAGGAATGTCTCAGCGGGAATCAGTGCGGCTATTAAGGGTCAGAGTCAGGCCTACGATAGGTCACTGTCCCTGTACGCCTGTAAAAATAGCGATGCCGTCAGGCGCCGCCCGGACCACGAAGATATCCGCCAGCCATTTTTCCACGACGGCGACCGTATTGTACACTCCAAGGCCTACGCCCGGTACATCGATAAGACTCAAGTTTTCTACCTGGTGAAAAACGATCACATCACCCACCGGGTGCTGCACGTCCAGCTGGTATCCAAGATCGCCCGGCTTATCGGAAGATCTTTGCAGCTGAACGAGGACCTGATTGAGGCTATCGCTCTCGGCCACGACATCGGCCATGCCCCGTACGGTCACGATGGCGAGACTTACCTGTCGAAGTGCTGTGTAAGGCATGGCATCGGAGGCTTCCACCACAACGCGCAGAGCGTGTGGGCGCTGGACAGGATCGAGAGCCTCAACCTGACACTTCAGGTACTGGACGGCATTCTGGCCCATAACGGCGAGGCACACGACTTTGAAGTCCATCCTTGCCGGGATAAAAGCTGGGAAGTGCTGGACGAGGAAATGGCGCGGAGCATGCGCCAGCACGAAGGCTACTCGGGCATCATGCCGATGACTCTGGAGGGCTGTGTCGTCAGAGTATCGGATACGATCAGCTATGTGGGCAGGGACATCGAGGACGCCATCACACTCGGGCTGATCAGCCGGGAAGACGTGCCTGCGGACTGTGCAGAAGTACTGGGAAGCACCAACCGGGACATCGTGAACAATCTTGTGGTCGACGTGATCGAGAACAGCTACAACAAGGATTATATTGCCCTCAGCGACGAGATGGCGCAGGCGATGAAAGCGCTCAAGGAGTTCAATTACCGGAATATCTACACGAACAAGGAGATCAAAAGCCAGTCGGCCAAGATCCAGAACATGTTCGACATGATGTTCGATGAGTTGCTGGACGACGTCAGGAAGAACGGCAGCGAGTCCAGGATTTACATGAGCTACGCCAAAGCCCTCGATGCCCGGAGGCTGGAAAAATATCTGGACGGCCTCTCCGAACCCGAGATTGTACGGGATTTCATCGCCGGCATGACCGACGAATACTTCAACGACACGTTCAGAGAGCTGTTCCTGCCTGTGAAAAAGGCGAGGTACTAG
- a CDS encoding MerR family transcriptional regulator produces MSPDDDLQISIGKFSQITSLSPRALRLYDEKGLLCPKRDLFNNYRFYTSGQIEVGLKIRTLSWMGFSCAEIEELLGYLDDPAGHEARIEQMFKVRLAQTQIEIQKLKKVEEILQGKRAIEVLYVTTTEPIIKEIPEVRVISKRGTGAPQQVIPGLIGAVMQQIFSPANQRGNVNICGPITLLFNGETLTKTPEEWGIAHLEWEIAVPIVGRISVEPGFEVKALPGGRMVTIVYTGPYHEVGGAYTKVIDYIGSHGLTVNGLCREMYLNNPQEVPESKLMTEIQMPVA; encoded by the coding sequence ATGTCCCCTGACGACGACCTTCAGATTTCGATCGGCAAGTTTTCGCAGATCACGAGCCTCTCTCCGAGAGCTCTGCGGCTGTACGACGAGAAAGGCCTGCTGTGCCCAAAACGAGATCTGTTCAACAACTACCGCTTCTATACGTCTGGCCAGATAGAAGTGGGCCTGAAGATCAGGACGCTGAGCTGGATGGGTTTCAGCTGTGCGGAAATCGAGGAGCTGCTGGGTTATCTGGACGACCCTGCCGGGCACGAGGCCCGGATCGAACAGATGTTCAAGGTAAGGCTCGCTCAGACGCAGATCGAGATCCAGAAGCTGAAGAAGGTCGAGGAGATCCTTCAGGGGAAGAGAGCCATCGAGGTGTTATACGTGACCACTACAGAACCCATAATCAAGGAAATCCCTGAAGTACGCGTGATCAGCAAACGCGGTACGGGCGCACCGCAGCAAGTCATCCCCGGCCTGATCGGCGCGGTGATGCAGCAGATCTTCAGCCCGGCCAACCAGCGGGGCAACGTGAACATTTGCGGCCCTATCACGCTGCTGTTTAACGGAGAGACTCTGACGAAAACCCCTGAGGAGTGGGGCATAGCCCACCTCGAATGGGAAATTGCCGTACCCATAGTCGGACGCATCTCAGTCGAGCCGGGCTTCGAAGTCAAAGCGCTGCCGGGCGGCAGGATGGTGACTATTGTCTACACTGGCCCGTATCATGAGGTTGGGGGTGCATACACGAAGGTCATCGATTATATCGGCAGCCACGGGCTGACGGTAAACGGCCTTTGCAGAGAGATGTACCTGAACAACCCGCAGGAAGTGCCGGAGAGCAAGCTGATGACTGAAATCCAGATGCCGGTGGCCTGA
- the aglJ gene encoding S-layer glycoprotein N-glycosyltransferase AglJ, translated as MRENVCILIPTLNEGKTIGKLVEAYKAMGFTDVLVVDGHSTDNTVAAAQAAGARVVLQNGKGKGAAVQQAFGMIDKEITIMVDGDGTYLPEEVDRLIEPIVNGSADHVLGNRFANYGKGAFTRLNHFGNKMLNLMFNFAYHVRLNDILTGYHAFNRKALKMVNLNQSGFGIEAELAVECLKKDLRMCEVPITYLARADGAPTKLNPLNDGFKIGYTIYKLGKTYNPMLYLTLISIAIFLLGLVVGVYVVWEQFRGIPHNQMAILTALLIISGIQIFIFGYIIDMIVQMQREMMREIRKR; from the coding sequence ATGAGAGAGAACGTCTGCATCCTGATACCCACTTTGAACGAGGGTAAAACCATCGGCAAGCTGGTAGAAGCTTACAAGGCGATGGGCTTCACTGACGTGCTGGTCGTCGACGGACACAGCACTGATAATACTGTGGCTGCGGCCCAGGCAGCAGGCGCAAGAGTAGTGCTGCAAAACGGCAAAGGCAAGGGTGCAGCCGTTCAGCAGGCCTTCGGCATGATCGACAAGGAGATCACGATCATGGTCGACGGTGATGGCACTTACCTTCCCGAAGAGGTGGACCGGCTCATCGAGCCCATCGTCAACGGCTCTGCAGACCACGTTCTCGGCAACCGCTTCGCCAACTACGGCAAGGGCGCATTTACCAGGCTGAACCACTTCGGCAACAAGATGCTGAACCTCATGTTCAACTTCGCCTACCACGTCCGGCTCAACGACATACTTACCGGCTACCACGCCTTTAACCGGAAAGCACTCAAAATGGTGAACCTCAACCAGTCCGGCTTCGGCATAGAGGCCGAGCTGGCAGTGGAGTGCCTGAAGAAAGACCTGCGCATGTGCGAGGTTCCTATCACCTACCTTGCCAGAGCGGACGGGGCCCCGACCAAGCTCAACCCGCTGAACGACGGCTTCAAGATCGGCTACACGATCTACAAGCTGGGCAAGACCTATAACCCGATGCTATACCTGACTCTGATCTCGATCGCCATCTTCCTCCTGGGACTCGTGGTAGGCGTTTATGTGGTCTGGGAACAGTTCCGGGGCATACCGCATAACCAGATGGCGATTTTGACGGCCCTGCTGATCATCTCGGGGATCCAGATTTTTATCTTCGGCTACATCATCGACATGATCGTGCAGATGCAGCGGGAAATGATGAGGGAGATCCGTAAGAGGTAA
- a CDS encoding carboxypeptidase-like regulatory domain-containing protein codes for MANRCSKTIVQKLISISLLCLLLLVAVPAALAEPGKAATSTPVPTETVTPAPAITPTPDATPAVTPDPTPTTRKVLSTAKWENDHVSMLVTNNGGPVTVEAYIDDPSNAVTTTVKQGATVRVNTNSITAEEGQIIVFGFKAFENGVQIDEFEGSLIVGQTQVSPTPLPETSSLSGTVIDSATNAPVEGAEVVLKSQSFDKDYKAVTDSSGSYLLANIYPDTYDIIITKNGYKQEVRHTISKIEGAETLDAIAIQKAATGTTPTTAPGAAPTPTPASPLDAWLSLILNPTACIATAGGAVGLILSLTALYEWIQRQKEQRRSRENGQQPPAEQPPQELIL; via the coding sequence GTGGCTAACCGATGCTCGAAAACGATCGTTCAAAAACTCATCAGCATATCACTGTTGTGCTTACTCTTACTTGTAGCAGTACCGGCCGCTCTGGCTGAGCCCGGTAAAGCCGCTACTTCAACTCCCGTACCTACCGAGACAGTCACTCCTGCGCCGGCAATTACGCCGACTCCCGACGCTACGCCCGCTGTAACTCCTGATCCGACACCGACCACTAGAAAGGTTCTCTCGACGGCCAAGTGGGAGAACGACCACGTGTCCATGCTGGTGACCAACAACGGCGGCCCGGTTACTGTCGAGGCTTACATTGATGACCCATCAAACGCTGTCACTACTACAGTAAAGCAGGGTGCGACCGTCCGGGTCAACACTAACTCGATCACTGCAGAGGAGGGCCAGATCATCGTCTTCGGCTTCAAGGCTTTCGAGAACGGCGTCCAGATCGACGAGTTCGAAGGCAGCCTCATAGTAGGCCAGACTCAGGTATCCCCGACCCCTCTGCCGGAGACGTCCAGCCTTAGCGGCACTGTCATCGACTCTGCCACAAACGCCCCTGTCGAGGGTGCCGAAGTAGTGCTGAAGTCGCAGTCGTTCGACAAGGACTACAAAGCCGTGACTGACAGCTCGGGGTCTTACCTCTTAGCCAATATCTACCCCGATACCTACGACATTATCATTACAAAGAACGGCTACAAGCAGGAGGTCCGCCACACGATCAGCAAGATCGAAGGCGCAGAGACGCTGGACGCCATAGCCATCCAGAAGGCCGCTACTGGCACCACGCCGACCACTGCGCCAGGAGCCGCTCCCACGCCCACCCCGGCCTCGCCTCTCGATGCCTGGCTCAGCCTCATCCTCAACCCGACTGCCTGTATCGCAACAGCCGGCGGTGCCGTAGGCCTCATCCTCAGCCTGACCGCGCTGTACGAGTGGATCCAGAGGCAGAAAGAGCAGCGCCGCTCCCGCGAAAACGGCCAGCAGCCCCCGGCAGAGCAGCCCCCCCAAGAATTAATATTATAG